The proteins below are encoded in one region of Aestuariivirga litoralis:
- a CDS encoding ester cyclase, translating into MPNTHDAASNKALILSFYEEVWNKGNVAFAHQVFAEDYQRHDLRPTQALPGPSGQEKVASDFRQAFPDIHYRIDLAIAEDDLVCLRWTATGTMMGDWANVKATGKKLEYSGVNIFRFKNGKVVEIWNHRDDLGVAQQMGAPVYAGATGR; encoded by the coding sequence ATGCCCAACACACATGACGCCGCAAGCAACAAGGCCCTGATCCTCTCGTTCTATGAAGAAGTCTGGAACAAGGGCAATGTGGCCTTCGCCCATCAGGTTTTCGCTGAAGACTATCAGCGCCATGATTTGCGCCCCACGCAGGCTTTACCCGGTCCGTCCGGCCAGGAGAAAGTGGCCAGTGATTTCCGCCAGGCTTTCCCCGATATTCATTACCGCATCGATCTCGCCATCGCCGAGGATGATCTGGTCTGCCTGCGCTGGACGGCGACGGGCACCATGATGGGCGATTGGGCCAATGTGAAAGCCACCGGCAAAAAGCTGGAATATTCCGGCGTGAACATCTTCCGTTTCAAGAACGGCAAGGTGGTGGAAATCTGGAACCACCGCGATGACCTGGGCGTGGCCCAGCAGATGGGCGCACCCGTCTATGCCGGCGCTACTGGCCGCTGA
- a CDS encoding DUF2934 domain-containing protein, with protein sequence MSEETTPRTEAPSREDRIGQMAYQIWEEEGRPDGKSEEHWFRACAMVDAEEQIQSEPLPTWLKASEEQAEAKTVAITPKAEEKPSLEELTRRMKSRSAA encoded by the coding sequence ATGTCTGAGGAAACAACCCCACGCACCGAAGCGCCGTCCCGCGAAGATCGCATAGGCCAAATGGCCTATCAGATCTGGGAAGAGGAAGGCCGCCCTGACGGCAAGAGCGAAGAACACTGGTTCCGCGCTTGCGCCATGGTTGATGCTGAAGAGCAGATCCAGAGCGAGCCGCTTCCCACCTGGCTGAAAGCCAGCGAGGAACAGGCTGAAGCCAAGACGGTAGCGATCACTCCTAAGGCCGAGGAAAAACCCTCGCTGGAAGAGCTGACGCGCCGCATGAAGTCACGCTCCGCCGCTTAA
- a CDS encoding phosphatase PAP2 family protein, which translates to MNLSRRALALAFVSTLAFAASAYAEDAKPFVTDAEVPLTKIMPPPPAKDGEYSKKEIADYKAFITSVPKDRADKAIADDEETITRFLAGMDINIDITKLPASQALFDRIGATEGAVVDPAKKEWGRPRPFIADESVQPLLKKKDSGAYPSGHTTLGEIYAFTLTQIAPEKQADWYARANDFGYSRYIAGMHYLTDIEASKMAGAAIANVLRQTPDFVKAVDDAKPEMRAALGLK; encoded by the coding sequence ATGAATCTTTCACGCCGCGCTCTTGCGCTCGCATTTGTTTCCACCCTGGCCTTTGCTGCATCTGCCTATGCTGAAGATGCCAAGCCCTTCGTTACCGATGCCGAAGTGCCGCTGACCAAGATCATGCCGCCCCCGCCCGCCAAAGACGGGGAATATTCCAAGAAGGAAATCGCTGACTACAAGGCCTTCATCACCTCTGTGCCGAAGGACCGTGCTGACAAGGCGATTGCCGATGATGAAGAAACCATCACGCGTTTCCTCGCTGGCATGGACATCAATATCGACATCACCAAGCTGCCCGCCAGCCAAGCTTTGTTCGACCGGATCGGCGCCACCGAAGGTGCCGTGGTTGATCCCGCCAAGAAGGAATGGGGCCGCCCGCGCCCGTTCATCGCCGATGAATCTGTGCAGCCGCTGCTGAAGAAGAAAGATAGCGGCGCCTATCCGTCAGGCCACACCACGCTCGGCGAAATCTACGCTTTCACCCTGACGCAGATCGCCCCCGAAAAGCAGGCCGACTGGTATGCCCGCGCCAATGATTTCGGCTACAGCCGCTACATTGCTGGCATGCATTATCTGACCGACATCGAAGCCTCCAAGATGGCGGGCGCTGCGATTGCCAATGTCTTGCGTCAAACCCCGGATTTCGTCAAAGCCGTGGATGACGCCAAGCCGGAAATGCGCGCCGCTTTGGGCCTGAAATAA
- a CDS encoding ATP-dependent helicase has protein sequence MPIDLNDFDDAPPPPKPGGLAARAMGGSAAAPAYLDGLNPEQKDAVLSIDGPLLVLAGAGTGKTRVLTTRLAHVLTTKRAWPSQILAVTFTNKAAREMKERIGHLIGGAVEGMTWLGTFHAIGVKILRAHAELAGLKSGFTILDDDDQLRLLKQLLVAEHVDEKRWPARQLANLIDSWKNRGLTPDKVPAGEAFSYANGLGGKLYADYQARLKTVNAADFGDLLLEVLNIFQNHPDVLASYQQRFKYMLVDEYQDTNIAQYLWLKLLAQGHKNICCVGDDDQSIYGWRGAEVDNILRFEKDFPGAKIIRLERNYRSTPDILGAASGLIAKNEARLGKTLHTDKEAENPVVVRGHWDGEEEARQISDDIESLQRKKVKLNDMAILVRASFQMRLFEDRFIRAGIPYRVIGGPRFYERAEIRDALAYLKVVASPDNDLAFERIINTPKRGLGDGAMKKLYDHARAARIPLYAAADAMSLSNELQNKARTGLRQLIDGFTRWRGQMSQLPHTELAEIVLDESGYTGMWQADKSPEAEGRLDNLKELIRSMSDFENLTGFLEHVALVMDRDQGGDEDRVNIMTMHSAKGLEFAQVFLPGWEEGLFPSQRSLDEKGRSGLEEERRLAYVGITRAKRDLTISFAQNRQVHGSWQSSLPSRFIDELPEKHVEVAAMTTSYGGHGLGSFGTSRFDNAQAFGQGSYQTPGWQRAQANRQAGTAARHTPKFIEGELVIDGNAPSAYALGDRVFHQKFGYGRVTEIEGNKLTVDFEKAGEKRVLDSFVERG, from the coding sequence ATGCCCATTGACCTGAATGATTTTGACGATGCCCCGCCCCCGCCGAAACCCGGCGGGCTGGCGGCGCGTGCCATGGGCGGATCAGCAGCTGCACCCGCTTATCTCGACGGCCTGAACCCCGAACAGAAAGACGCCGTGCTCAGCATTGATGGACCGCTGCTTGTGCTGGCCGGTGCCGGCACCGGCAAGACGCGCGTGTTGACCACGCGCCTCGCTCACGTGCTCACCACCAAGCGCGCCTGGCCGTCGCAGATTCTGGCCGTCACCTTCACCAACAAGGCGGCGCGCGAAATGAAGGAGCGCATCGGCCATCTGATCGGCGGCGCCGTTGAAGGCATGACCTGGCTGGGCACTTTTCACGCCATCGGTGTCAAAATCCTGCGCGCCCATGCGGAACTGGCGGGCCTCAAATCCGGCTTCACCATTCTCGATGATGACGACCAGCTGCGCCTGCTCAAGCAATTGCTGGTGGCCGAACATGTTGACGAAAAGCGCTGGCCCGCCCGGCAATTGGCCAATCTGATAGACAGCTGGAAAAACCGCGGCCTCACGCCAGACAAGGTGCCGGCCGGCGAAGCGTTCTCATACGCCAACGGCCTCGGCGGCAAGCTCTATGCCGATTATCAGGCGCGCCTCAAGACCGTAAACGCAGCCGACTTCGGCGACCTGCTGCTGGAAGTCCTCAACATTTTCCAGAACCATCCGGACGTGCTGGCCTCCTATCAGCAGCGTTTCAAATATATGCTGGTGGATGAGTATCAGGACACCAACATCGCGCAATATCTGTGGCTGAAGCTTCTGGCCCAGGGCCACAAGAACATCTGCTGCGTGGGTGATGATGACCAGTCGATCTATGGCTGGCGTGGCGCAGAGGTCGATAACATCCTGCGCTTCGAGAAGGATTTCCCCGGCGCCAAGATCATCCGGCTGGAACGCAATTACCGCTCCACCCCCGATATTCTGGGCGCGGCTTCGGGCCTGATCGCCAAGAACGAAGCGCGGCTCGGCAAGACGTTGCACACTGACAAGGAAGCCGAAAACCCAGTCGTGGTGCGCGGCCATTGGGACGGCGAGGAAGAAGCCCGCCAGATCAGCGACGACATCGAAAGCCTGCAGCGGAAAAAAGTGAAGCTGAATGACATGGCCATTCTGGTGCGTGCCTCGTTCCAGATGCGCCTGTTTGAAGACCGCTTCATCCGCGCCGGCATCCCCTACCGTGTCATCGGCGGCCCGCGCTTTTATGAGCGCGCCGAAATTCGCGATGCGCTGGCCTATCTCAAGGTCGTCGCCTCGCCGGATAATGATCTGGCTTTCGAGCGCATCATCAACACGCCCAAGCGTGGCCTGGGCGATGGCGCGATGAAGAAGCTCTATGATCACGCCCGCGCCGCCCGCATTCCGCTCTATGCCGCGGCTGATGCGATGAGCCTCAGCAATGAATTGCAGAACAAGGCGCGCACGGGCTTGCGCCAGTTGATTGACGGTTTCACCCGCTGGCGCGGCCAGATGAGCCAGCTGCCACATACCGAGCTGGCTGAAATCGTGCTCGACGAGTCCGGCTATACCGGAATGTGGCAGGCCGACAAAAGCCCGGAGGCCGAGGGCCGCCTTGATAACTTGAAGGAACTCATTCGTTCGATGAGCGACTTTGAAAACCTCACGGGCTTTCTGGAGCATGTGGCTTTGGTGATGGACCGTGACCAGGGCGGCGATGAAGACCGCGTGAACATCATGACCATGCATTCCGCCAAGGGGCTGGAATTTGCACAAGTGTTTTTGCCCGGTTGGGAAGAAGGCCTGTTCCCCTCGCAGCGCTCGCTGGATGAAAAAGGCCGCAGCGGCTTGGAAGAAGAACGCCGCCTTGCCTATGTCGGCATCACCCGCGCCAAGCGCGATCTCACCATTTCATTCGCACAGAACCGCCAGGTGCATGGCTCGTGGCAATCGTCCCTGCCCTCGCGCTTCATTGATGAACTGCCGGAAAAACACGTCGAGGTCGCCGCCATGACGACGAGCTATGGTGGCCACGGCCTCGGTTCCTTCGGCACCAGCCGCTTCGACAATGCGCAAGCCTTCGGCCAGGGCTCATACCAGACGCCCGGCTGGCAACGCGCCCAAGCCAACCGCCAGGCGGGCACCGCTGCCCGCCACACGCCGAAATTCATCGAGGGCGAATTGGTGATCGATGGCAACGCGCCTTCAGCTTACGCACTCGGCGACCGCGTCTTCCATCAGAAATTCGGCTATGGCCGCGTCACTGAAATCGAAGGCAACAAGCTGACAGTGGATTTCGAAAAAGCCGGCGAAAAGCGCGTGCTGGATAGCTTTGTGGAGCGCGGCTGA
- a CDS encoding nucleoside deaminase: MQPDHQSFLRVAIAESKAARTAGHHPFAAILVDGDGKVLMTQHNAFMPDHDMTGHAERVLMTRASVTYSPEILKGCTIYSSAEPCAMCAGAIYWTGLKRVVYGLSEKRLKTITGNHPENPTLDLPCEVVFEAGQRKVEVIGPLLEDEAAEVHNGAWD, from the coding sequence ATGCAGCCGGATCATCAATCGTTTTTGAGAGTGGCGATCGCTGAATCGAAAGCCGCCCGCACCGCCGGGCACCACCCCTTCGCCGCTATTCTGGTGGATGGTGACGGCAAGGTGCTGATGACGCAGCATAACGCGTTCATGCCCGACCATGACATGACCGGCCACGCCGAACGCGTGCTGATGACCCGCGCTTCGGTCACTTATTCGCCAGAAATTCTGAAGGGTTGCACCATTTATTCCTCCGCTGAACCCTGCGCGATGTGTGCAGGTGCGATCTACTGGACGGGCCTCAAGCGCGTGGTTTACGGCCTCTCGGAAAAGCGCCTGAAAACCATCACCGGCAACCACCCCGAAAACCCGACTTTGGACCTGCCCTGCGAAGTTGTTTTCGAAGCGGGCCAGCGCAAAGTGGAGGTGATTGGACCGCTGCTGGAAGATGAGGCTGCCGAAGTCCACAACGGCGCTTGGGACTGA
- a CDS encoding type II toxin-antitoxin system VapC family toxin, which produces MIVVDASAIVEILLRPQINAALARKIASFTEIHAPALLDLEVVNAIRKPYLRKEISIEIADAVIDAYSKLKIHRHILSHIDMTGIWALRDMMTPYDAAYAVLAKRLKLPLLTTDQRFARAAQSLNIPAAPELSQ; this is translated from the coding sequence ATGATCGTTGTGGATGCGTCTGCGATTGTTGAAATCCTGCTACGCCCACAAATCAATGCTGCGCTCGCCCGAAAAATTGCGAGTTTCACTGAAATCCATGCCCCTGCTTTGCTCGATCTCGAAGTCGTCAACGCCATAAGAAAGCCCTATCTGCGGAAAGAAATTTCCATTGAAATCGCAGACGCCGTAATTGACGCTTATTCAAAGCTGAAAATTCACCGCCACATCCTGAGCCACATAGATATGACTGGGATATGGGCGTTGCGTGACATGATGACACCTTATGATGCAGCCTATGCGGTCCTTGCAAAGCGGCTGAAACTGCCATTGCTGACGACAGACCAACGCTTCGCCCGCGCGGCGCAATCATTAAACATCCCCGCCGCCCCGGAACTGTCACAATAA
- a CDS encoding thioesterase family protein, which produces MTNAKPFISSLQTVESQWTDYNGHLNMAYYAVLFDRGAEEMFEGFGLGADYVKRTNCTTFTLETHTTYANELKEGEQVRVETQIIGADAKRVHYVQQMFRGDTSYLASVLEVMISHVDMNIHRTAPWPADIQQKIDAMAEQHKAVPLPYQVGHKIGLPPPKK; this is translated from the coding sequence ATGACAAATGCCAAACCTTTCATCAGCTCACTGCAGACCGTCGAAAGCCAGTGGACTGATTATAACGGCCACCTGAACATGGCCTATTACGCCGTGCTGTTTGACCGGGGGGCCGAGGAAATGTTCGAAGGCTTTGGCCTCGGCGCCGACTATGTGAAGCGCACCAATTGCACCACCTTCACACTTGAAACCCACACAACGTACGCCAATGAGCTGAAGGAAGGCGAACAGGTGCGCGTTGAGACCCAGATCATCGGCGCGGATGCGAAGCGCGTGCATTATGTGCAGCAGATGTTCCGTGGCGACACATCCTATCTTGCCTCAGTGCTGGAAGTGATGATCAGCCATGTGGACATGAACATCCACCGCACCGCCCCCTGGCCCGCCGACATCCAGCAGAAGATCGATGCGATGGCCGAACAGCACAAGGCTGTGCCGCTGCCCTATCAAGTGGGCCACAAGATCGGCCTGCCACCGCCGAAAAAGTGA
- a CDS encoding FAD-binding oxidoreductase, which yields MEKSVSCDTVESMDKVAPGANVNRAIDAVRALLGDNRVSTAASVREQHGKDQTWNVGAAPDAVAFALSTDDVQAIVKICADEKVPVIAYGTGTSLEGHFSAPKGGICIDVSGMNNILEVNPEDQDCRVQAGVTRKTLNTALRDQGLFFPIDPGADASLGGMAATRASGTNAVRYGTMRENVMGLTVVMADGKVIRTGTRARKSSAGYDLTRLFVGSEGTLGIITEVQLKLYGIPEGIAAGICSFPSVEACCRTTIETIQLGIPVARIELLDAELVKALNAYSKLDMPVGPTLFVEFHGTPAGVAEQSQMFGEIAQGNGGSAINWATQEEDRAKLWQARHDAFWATKSLMPGKEALATDVCVPISRLAECVVETQKDLAEHNIYGPIVGHVGDGNFHVTLYCNRDDPEELKHVKGAYGRMIDRALAMGGTCTGEHGIGAGKRDYLLKEHGEAVGVMRALKLALDPDNLMNPGKNAGP from the coding sequence ATGGAAAAATCCGTCTCGTGTGATACCGTTGAGTCGATGGATAAAGTCGCACCCGGAGCCAATGTCAATCGCGCCATAGACGCCGTTCGGGCTTTGTTGGGCGACAATCGGGTTTCGACCGCCGCATCAGTGCGCGAACAGCATGGCAAGGACCAGACGTGGAATGTGGGCGCAGCACCCGATGCGGTGGCTTTTGCTCTGAGCACGGATGATGTGCAGGCCATCGTGAAGATTTGCGCCGACGAGAAAGTGCCGGTGATTGCCTATGGCACGGGCACGTCGCTGGAGGGGCATTTCTCCGCTCCCAAGGGCGGAATTTGCATTGATGTCAGTGGGATGAATAACATCCTTGAAGTCAATCCTGAAGATCAGGATTGCCGCGTTCAGGCCGGCGTCACCCGCAAGACGCTCAACACCGCGCTGCGCGACCAAGGCCTGTTCTTCCCGATTGATCCGGGGGCTGATGCCTCGCTGGGTGGCATGGCGGCCACGCGCGCGTCCGGCACCAATGCGGTGCGCTATGGCACGATGCGCGAGAATGTGATGGGCCTCACAGTCGTGATGGCCGATGGCAAGGTGATCCGCACCGGCACAAGGGCGCGCAAATCTTCCGCCGGTTATGACCTCACACGGCTGTTCGTGGGCTCGGAAGGCACGCTGGGCATCATTACCGAAGTGCAGCTCAAGCTCTACGGGATTCCGGAAGGGATCGCTGCTGGCATCTGTTCGTTCCCCTCGGTGGAAGCCTGCTGCCGCACCACGATTGAGACCATTCAGCTGGGCATTCCAGTGGCGCGCATCGAGTTGCTGGATGCGGAACTGGTGAAGGCGCTCAACGCCTATTCGAAACTCGACATGCCGGTCGGACCTACGCTGTTTGTAGAATTCCATGGCACGCCGGCTGGGGTCGCAGAGCAGTCGCAGATGTTTGGCGAGATCGCTCAAGGCAATGGCGGCAGTGCGATCAACTGGGCCACGCAGGAGGAAGACCGTGCTAAGCTGTGGCAGGCGCGGCATGATGCTTTCTGGGCCACCAAATCGCTGATGCCGGGCAAAGAGGCTCTGGCCACTGATGTGTGCGTGCCGATTTCACGGCTGGCGGAATGCGTTGTGGAAACGCAGAAAGATTTGGCTGAACACAACATCTATGGGCCGATTGTGGGCCATGTCGGTGATGGTAATTTCCATGTCACGCTCTATTGCAACCGCGATGATCCTGAAGAATTGAAGCATGTGAAGGGGGCTTATGGCCGGATGATTGACCGCGCTTTGGCGATGGGCGGTACCTGCACGGGCGAGCATGGCATTGGGGCAGGCAAACGCGATTATCTGTTGAAGGAACATGGCGAAGCAGTGGGCGTAATGCGCGCGCTGAAGCTGGCGCTGGACCCGGACAATCTGATGAATCCCGGCAAGAATGCCGGGCCGTGA
- a CDS encoding AsmA family protein, with translation MSVWKSPILYLGLFIVLVVGGALAAPFVVNWNGYKGSLQDYGAKITGRAVTINGPIAVRLYPFPRLEMQDVSIANAPGFAPAQMASVGKATVHLSLASLFSGQIRVESIDLDRPVLNLTLNPSGLGNWHFAPDKALVQNSLLGNVQLDEINVSNGTFFLKDERHGFNRSLESLDGTVSGAALEGPWKVKAQGFAHDTPLELSFTSATYKTGQPFRFGFRLAPQDGSFPALNFDGETGGTDLNGKVSLDPVVTSDGRSSLPGAFKPLAYQAKLAASGDVAKLTEIHIVAADPKDNGTLIEGDGVFDLSKGLKADFNLHSPHIDLDQLASEQTTRVWQAAGLMGSANGVIAAFPDSLDFNLNFDAATLTAAAQNLENVSLKASASAGAIRIQDLTSDLPGRSRMKFAGIVFPGEGAAELGGSLSFETNDARAFSEWLWPEGKDNIEKTWTGARGRLKAQSDVTWGGKRFGFQNMKYELDGLQGQAAMAVTLGEVPALDLKLNAGEFDLGSYFSGGLAALATSDGLFNLMPAEGSFDKRLQFDFGKLTVNGVDAQQVAVDVNSSASGFEIKDFHIGSVQGAELRGTGLVLVDKNGPSGQVKFAVGAQRPQGLMRLLGMLPTGPDPQWSLGLGQTDLKAELNVKPGKDEPEVNYSITGGSGPYKIVSTGDVTSLAAPDGAVISLSGAISSPDAQDIVKLIGFQPRTTSGGEGQLSFNLKGNRRKGFTTNLDLHGYGAALGFSGSYKPIKDGIGIAGDLKLDAQNAAPVFNALGFPFVVDATGGLSGRAIVEPVEKALGIKSFTLKSGRQEFKGSGSLQPGGVVQLEVDGGSYRLIDVLAFHVAPWNGEGAFGNGSFDAGWPFGLSGEIWLKPNGLATLVGVPLGEPIIGLSSSKEGRNFSVNAREPDGRQLKIDGSLVPKDGTYTLSGGVHYPLMLEQLYAGADKPIGFAGPATIDANFTSQGRSLATMLSAMAGSGTLDLQQARLYGLAPDPFFSAIHDVKSHDEIAAAFATLMSGDGLVLPESKVELSAKDGTISITPLPLETMESQGTVTAMVDLSAGEFVTTVALHSKAQPDLPEMRIIYQGVPGKMMMRSDVAALSSKLGTVLINKDMAELDRLAEEQKKAEADAATQAEADKAKYDAFQTQRVELRLQQRMIKVFAQQRATDAARAKAVLDAAVNYGLSIQKDEIKRLKPRPAVP, from the coding sequence ATGAGTGTCTGGAAGTCGCCCATTCTCTATCTCGGTCTGTTCATTGTGCTGGTCGTCGGCGGCGCGCTGGCGGCACCTTTCGTGGTGAACTGGAACGGCTACAAGGGATCGCTGCAGGATTACGGTGCCAAGATCACGGGCCGCGCCGTCACCATCAACGGCCCCATCGCTGTGCGGCTTTATCCGTTCCCACGGCTCGAAATGCAGGATGTTTCGATTGCCAATGCGCCGGGCTTTGCGCCGGCGCAAATGGCCAGCGTCGGCAAGGCCACAGTGCATCTGTCGCTGGCTTCGCTGTTCTCGGGCCAGATCAGGGTGGAGAGCATTGACCTTGACCGGCCGGTGCTCAATCTCACGCTCAATCCCAGCGGCCTGGGCAATTGGCATTTCGCGCCCGACAAGGCGCTGGTGCAGAACAGCCTGCTGGGCAATGTGCAGCTCGACGAGATCAATGTGAGCAATGGTACGTTCTTCCTCAAGGATGAACGGCATGGATTCAATCGCAGCCTGGAAAGCCTGGACGGCACCGTGTCGGGGGCCGCGCTGGAGGGCCCTTGGAAAGTGAAGGCGCAAGGTTTTGCGCATGACACGCCGCTGGAGCTTTCCTTCACCAGCGCCACCTATAAAACTGGCCAGCCTTTCAGGTTCGGCTTCCGGCTGGCGCCGCAGGATGGATCATTTCCGGCGCTGAATTTTGATGGCGAGACGGGCGGCACTGATCTCAACGGCAAAGTCTCGCTTGATCCTGTCGTCACCTCGGACGGGCGCAGCAGCTTACCTGGTGCCTTCAAGCCGCTGGCCTATCAGGCCAAGCTGGCTGCGTCTGGCGATGTTGCCAAGCTCACTGAAATTCACATCGTGGCGGCGGACCCCAAGGACAATGGCACGCTGATCGAAGGCGACGGCGTGTTTGATCTTTCCAAGGGTTTGAAGGCCGATTTCAATCTGCATTCGCCGCATATCGATCTCGATCAACTGGCCAGCGAGCAGACCACGCGCGTGTGGCAGGCGGCGGGGTTGATGGGTTCGGCTAATGGCGTGATCGCGGCGTTTCCGGATTCGCTGGATTTCAATCTCAACTTTGATGCGGCGACACTCACGGCGGCAGCGCAGAATCTGGAGAATGTGAGTCTGAAAGCTTCCGCTTCGGCGGGTGCGATCCGCATTCAGGATTTAACCTCCGATCTTCCCGGCCGGTCGCGGATGAAATTTGCCGGCATTGTGTTTCCGGGCGAGGGCGCTGCCGAACTGGGCGGCTCGCTGTCGTTTGAAACCAATGATGCGCGCGCTTTCAGCGAGTGGCTGTGGCCCGAGGGCAAGGACAACATCGAGAAGACCTGGACTGGTGCGCGCGGACGCTTGAAAGCGCAAAGCGATGTGACCTGGGGCGGCAAGCGCTTCGGTTTTCAGAACATGAAATATGAACTCGATGGCCTGCAGGGCCAGGCGGCCATGGCGGTGACACTGGGTGAAGTGCCCGCGCTGGATTTGAAACTCAATGCCGGGGAATTTGATCTCGGTTCGTATTTCTCCGGTGGGCTGGCAGCGCTGGCGACCTCTGACGGCCTGTTCAATCTGATGCCGGCCGAGGGGAGCTTTGACAAGCGGCTGCAATTTGATTTCGGCAAACTCACGGTGAATGGCGTTGATGCGCAGCAAGTGGCGGTGGATGTGAATTCGTCGGCTTCCGGATTCGAGATCAAGGATTTCCATATCGGCTCGGTGCAGGGGGCCGAACTGCGCGGCACGGGGCTGGTGCTGGTGGACAAGAACGGCCCCTCCGGCCAGGTGAAATTTGCGGTGGGTGCGCAGCGCCCGCAAGGCCTGATGCGCTTGCTTGGCATGTTGCCCACGGGGCCAGACCCGCAATGGAGCTTGGGCCTGGGGCAAACGGATTTAAAGGCCGAGCTGAATGTGAAGCCCGGCAAGGATGAGCCTGAGGTGAACTACAGCATCACCGGCGGATCGGGCCCCTACAAGATTGTCAGCACGGGCGACGTGACATCGCTGGCCGCTCCGGATGGTGCAGTGATCAGTCTTTCTGGCGCGATTTCATCGCCGGATGCGCAGGACATTGTGAAGCTGATCGGCTTCCAGCCGCGGACAACATCTGGCGGCGAAGGCCAGCTTTCTTTCAACCTCAAGGGCAATCGCAGGAAGGGGTTCACCACCAATCTTGATCTGCATGGCTATGGCGCGGCGCTGGGCTTCAGCGGCTCATATAAGCCCATCAAGGACGGGATCGGGATTGCGGGTGACCTGAAGCTCGATGCGCAGAATGCGGCCCCGGTGTTCAACGCACTGGGCTTTCCCTTCGTGGTGGATGCCACAGGCGGCCTGTCTGGCCGCGCCATTGTCGAGCCGGTGGAGAAGGCGCTGGGCATCAAGAGTTTCACGCTCAAATCCGGGCGGCAGGAATTCAAAGGCTCCGGCAGCCTGCAGCCCGGCGGGGTGGTGCAGCTTGAAGTGGATGGCGGCAGCTACCGTCTGATTGATGTTCTGGCCTTCCATGTGGCGCCGTGGAATGGCGAGGGCGCATTCGGCAATGGCTCCTTCGATGCCGGATGGCCGTTTGGACTGTCGGGCGAAATCTGGCTGAAGCCCAATGGCCTCGCCACGCTGGTGGGCGTGCCTTTGGGCGAGCCGATCATCGGGCTTTCATCCTCGAAGGAGGGCCGCAATTTCAGTGTGAATGCGCGCGAGCCGGACGGGCGGCAACTGAAAATTGACGGCAGCCTGGTGCCAAAGGACGGCACCTACACGCTGAGCGGCGGTGTGCATTATCCGCTGATGCTGGAGCAGCTTTACGCTGGGGCCGACAAGCCCATCGGCTTTGCCGGGCCGGCCACGATTGATGCCAATTTCACTTCGCAGGGCCGCAGCCTGGCCACCATGCTGAGTGCGATGGCGGGCAGCGGCACGCTGGATCTGCAGCAGGCCCGGCTTTACGGGCTGGCACCCGATCCGTTCTTCTCGGCCATTCATGATGTGAAAAGCCATGACGAAATCGCCGCCGCCTTTGCTACGCTGATGAGTGGTGACGGGCTCGTCCTGCCGGAAAGCAAAGTTGAACTCAGCGCCAAGGACGGCACGATTTCAATCACACCACTGCCGTTGGAAACGATGGAGTCGCAAGGCACAGTGACGGCGATGGTGGATCTTTCAGCTGGTGAATTCGTCACCACAGTAGCGCTGCATTCCAAGGCACAGCCAGACTTGCCGGAGATGAGGATCATCTATCAGGGTGTGCCGGGCAAGATGATGATGCGCAGCGATGTAGCCGCGCTGTCGTCCAAACTTGGCACCGTGCTCATCAACAAGGACATGGCTGAGCTTGATCGCTTGGCCGAAGAACAGAAAAAGGCCGAAGCCGATGCCGCCACACAAGCGGAAGCGGACAAGGCCAAGTATGATGCCTTCCAGACCCAACGCGTCGAACTGCGCCTGCAGCAGCGCATGATAAAAGTTTTCGCGCAACAACGCGCCACGGATGCCGCGCGCGCCAAGGCGGTGCTGGACGCGGCGGTGAATTACGGGCTGTCGATCCAGAAGGATGAAATCAAGCGCCTCAAACCAAGACCGGCGGTGCCGTGA
- a CDS encoding ribbon-helix-helix domain-containing protein → MTTSAKTDLKRSLTIAGHRTSLSLEVEFWDALKAAAEQEGKSLAGLVGEIDLAREGRNLSSAIRVWVLKRAQG, encoded by the coding sequence ATGACCACAAGCGCGAAGACTGACTTGAAGCGCTCGCTCACGATAGCGGGCCATCGTACATCCTTGTCGCTGGAGGTGGAATTCTGGGACGCGCTGAAAGCTGCCGCTGAGCAAGAAGGCAAATCACTGGCCGGACTGGTCGGCGAAATTGACCTCGCCCGCGAGGGCCGCAACCTGTCCAGCGCCATCCGCGTCTGGGTGCTGAAGCGGGCTCAGGGCTGA
- a CDS encoding DUF4169 family protein, giving the protein MGEVVNLRLKRKAKNREEAADKAAENRVQFGRSKTEKELTSALNDKAGKSLDDHKRED; this is encoded by the coding sequence ATGGGTGAAGTGGTCAATCTGCGCCTCAAGCGAAAGGCAAAGAACCGCGAGGAAGCCGCTGATAAGGCGGCTGAGAACCGCGTTCAGTTTGGCCGCTCCAAGACTGAGAAGGAACTGACTTCAGCGTTGAATGACAAGGCCGGAAAATCGCTCGATGACCACAAGCGCGAAGACTGA